In Macrobrachium rosenbergii isolate ZJJX-2024 chromosome 4, ASM4041242v1, whole genome shotgun sequence, one genomic interval encodes:
- the LOC136837610 gene encoding piggyBac transposable element-derived protein 3-like — MDESMVPYYGQHSAKMFIQGKPIKFGYKIWALCGIDGYPYKLQLYRVTKHKMYFDNFFTSYVLLKSLAEQNIKVTGTVRDNKNAGAAKLMKPNAVMKKSTRGEFDLRCDGEVFCVNGMTTLCDDYK; from the exons ATGGATGAATCCATGGTGCCATACTATGGTCAACACTCTGCAAAAATGTTCATCCAGGGCAAGCCAATTAAATTTGGCTACAAGATATGGGCACTCTGTGGCATTGATGGCTACCCATATAAGCTACAGCTGTACAGAG TCACTAAACATAAAATGTACTTTGACAACTTCTTTACATCGTATGTTCTGTTGAAGTCCCTTGCTGAGCAGAACATCAAGGTTACTGGCACTGTTCGAGATAATAAGAATGCTGGTGCTGCCAAGCTGATGAAACCAAATGCAGTCATGAAGAAAAGCACAAGAGGAGAGTTTGATTTGCGCTGTGATGGAGAAGTTTTCTGTGTAAATGGAATGACAACTCTTTGTGACGATTACAAGTAA